In Shewanella sp. VB17, a single genomic region encodes these proteins:
- a CDS encoding cytochrome ubiquinol oxidase subunit I yields MILEEVVELSRFQFAMTAMYHFLFVPLTLGLAFLLAIMESLYVMTSKQIYKDMTKFWGKLFGINFALGVATGLAMEFQFGTNWSYYSHYVGDIFGAPLAIEALMAFFLESTLVGMFFFGWDRFSKGQHLAITWLVALGSNMSALWILVANGWMQHPAGSVFNYETMRMEMTSFADVLFNPVAQVKFVHTVASGYVAGAMFVLAISSYYILKKRDLPFARRSFAIAASFGMASILSVIVLGDESGYKVGEAQRVKLAAIEAEWHTEPAPAAFTAVGFPNQETMQTDYAIKIPYAMGIIATRSLDEQVIGIHDLIDEHEVRIRNGMDAYAMLTELRAGNDTPELRARFDEAKVDLGYGLLLKRYTDKVVDASEEQIMAAAKDSIPNVAPIFWSFRAMVGSGIIMLVVFAAAFWQSTRHQIEEKPWVLKAALYSLPLPWIAIECGWFVSEYGRQPWTISEVLPTFMSASSLSVSDLWFSIISISLFYIVLLVIEAYLMIKFIRKGPSSLKTGRYHFENIDA; encoded by the coding sequence ATGATTTTAGAAGAGGTTGTTGAGTTATCACGTTTTCAATTTGCGATGACCGCCATGTATCACTTCTTGTTTGTTCCCTTAACTTTGGGTCTAGCTTTTTTACTTGCGATAATGGAATCACTCTATGTGATGACCAGTAAGCAAATCTATAAAGACATGACTAAATTTTGGGGTAAGCTGTTCGGCATTAACTTTGCTCTGGGTGTGGCCACAGGTCTTGCTATGGAGTTCCAGTTCGGCACTAATTGGTCTTACTATTCTCATTATGTCGGCGACATATTTGGTGCGCCACTGGCTATCGAAGCCTTAATGGCTTTTTTCCTTGAGTCGACTTTAGTCGGTATGTTTTTCTTCGGTTGGGATAGGTTTAGTAAGGGGCAGCATCTTGCGATAACTTGGTTAGTCGCCTTGGGATCGAACATGTCAGCCTTGTGGATCTTGGTTGCAAATGGGTGGATGCAGCACCCCGCTGGATCAGTATTTAATTATGAAACGATGCGAATGGAGATGACTAGTTTCGCTGATGTGTTGTTTAATCCTGTTGCTCAAGTGAAGTTTGTACATACGGTTGCATCCGGTTATGTTGCTGGTGCTATGTTTGTGCTTGCTATTAGCTCTTATTATATTTTGAAGAAACGCGATCTCCCTTTTGCGCGTCGTTCATTCGCTATTGCAGCCAGTTTTGGGATGGCGTCAATTCTGTCGGTTATCGTATTGGGTGATGAATCTGGTTATAAAGTGGGTGAAGCACAACGTGTTAAGCTTGCTGCTATTGAAGCTGAGTGGCATACAGAGCCAGCACCTGCGGCTTTTACCGCAGTGGGATTCCCTAATCAAGAAACGATGCAGACTGATTATGCGATTAAAATTCCTTATGCGATGGGGATCATTGCAACTCGTTCTCTTGATGAGCAGGTGATAGGTATTCATGATTTGATTGATGAGCATGAAGTGCGGATCCGTAATGGGATGGACGCTTACGCCATGTTAACTGAGCTACGTGCAGGTAACGACACTCCTGAATTACGAGCAAGATTCGATGAGGCTAAGGTTGATTTAGGTTATGGGCTTTTATTGAAGCGCTATACGGATAAAGTCGTTGATGCAAGCGAAGAACAAATTATGGCTGCTGCTAAGGATTCTATCCCAAATGTTGCCCCCATATTTTGGTCGTTTCGTGCCATGGTAGGCTCAGGGATTATTATGCTGGTGGTATTCGCTGCGGCATTTTGGCAGAGTACGCGTCATCAAATTGAAGAAAAACCTTGGGTATTGAAAGCTGCACTGTACAGTTTACCCTTACCTTGGATTGCGATTGAGTGTGGTTGGTTTGTGTCTGAATATGGCCGTCAACCTTGGACTATCTCAGAAGTATTGCCAACATTTATGTCAGCCTCAAGTCTATCAGTAAGTGATCTTTGGTTTAGCATTATATCCATTTCTTTATTTTATATTGTGCTGCTTGTTATCGAAGCCTACTTAATGATTAAGTTTATTCGTAAAGGTCCTAGTAGTTTAAAGACTGGTCGTTATCACTTTGAAAATATAGATGCCTGA
- the cydB gene encoding cytochrome d ubiquinol oxidase subunit II: MFDYEMLRLIWWVLIGVLFIGFAVTDGFDMGVGALLPVIGKDDTERRIMINSIAPHWDGNQVWLVASGGALFAAWPMVYGVSFSGFYVAMMLVLFALFLRPVGFDYRSKIEDPRWRRSWDWALFVGGFVPPLVIGVAFGNLLQGVPFNFDEYLRATYHGGFFGLLNPFGLLAGVVCVSMFMMQGATWLQMKTEGELRVRAANASQIFAIVLFICFAGAGVWLVNGIDGYVITSTIDTYGISDPTLKTVAIEAGAWLTNYDKYPFTMLFPILGLAMPILVFLSSRLNWSGCAFFFSSLAIAAVILTCGAAMFPFVMPSSLDPNVSLTMWDATASEMSLTVMTWAAIIFIPIVLSYTIYTYMKMFGRLSRDFIDNNKTSLY, translated from the coding sequence ATGTTTGATTATGAAATGTTGAGGTTGATCTGGTGGGTGCTGATTGGCGTACTCTTTATTGGCTTCGCCGTTACCGATGGTTTTGATATGGGCGTGGGTGCACTATTACCGGTGATTGGTAAAGATGATACTGAACGTCGTATTATGATTAATTCGATAGCCCCTCATTGGGATGGTAACCAAGTTTGGTTAGTTGCCTCTGGTGGGGCGTTGTTTGCTGCTTGGCCTATGGTTTATGGCGTGTCTTTTTCTGGATTCTATGTTGCCATGATGTTGGTATTGTTTGCCTTGTTTTTACGTCCTGTCGGTTTTGATTACCGTTCTAAAATAGAAGATCCAAGGTGGCGTAGGTCATGGGACTGGGCACTGTTTGTGGGTGGTTTTGTGCCGCCGTTAGTTATTGGTGTTGCATTTGGTAATTTATTGCAAGGTGTTCCCTTTAATTTTGATGAGTACTTACGTGCAACTTATCATGGTGGTTTCTTCGGTTTGTTAAATCCATTTGGATTACTGGCCGGTGTTGTCTGTGTCAGTATGTTTATGATGCAAGGTGCGACCTGGTTACAAATGAAAACTGAAGGTGAGTTGAGAGTACGGGCTGCAAATGCCTCTCAAATATTTGCCATTGTTTTATTTATCTGTTTTGCCGGCGCGGGTGTTTGGTTAGTGAATGGTATCGATGGCTATGTGATCACATCGACGATTGATACTTATGGCATATCAGATCCAACATTGAAAACGGTAGCGATAGAGGCTGGAGCATGGTTAACAAACTATGATAAATACCCGTTCACTATGTTGTTTCCAATATTGGGGTTAGCGATGCCTATCCTTGTTTTTCTATCAAGTCGTTTGAATTGGTCAGGTTGTGCTTTTTTCTTTAGTTCATTAGCGATAGCTGCTGTGATCCTAACCTGTGGTGCGGCAATGTTTCCTTTTGTTATGCCATCATCACTCGATCCTAACGTGAGCTTGACTATGTGGGATGCAACAGCAAGTGAAATGTCGTTAACAGTAATGACTTGGGCTGCGATTATCTTTATCCCTATTGTACTTAGCTACACAATTTATACTTATATGAAGATGTTTGGTCGTTTGTCTCGTGATTTTATTGATAATAATAAGACATCATTATACTGA
- the cydX gene encoding cytochrome bd-I oxidase subunit CydX: protein MWYFAWMLGVLLACSFGIINALWLETTENMDRDTENKDE from the coding sequence ATGTGGTACTTTGCTTGGATGTTGGGTGTATTATTGGCGTGTTCATTTGGTATTATTAATGCTTTATGGCTTGAGACAACCGAAAATATGGACAGAGACACTGAAAATAAAGATGAATGA
- a CDS encoding efflux RND transporter permease subunit, giving the protein MIKAFVENGRLTSLFIALLIVAGLSAVYSLPRMEDPDATIRISAVITHYPGASSERVEALVTEVLEEQLRRLEEIKLVQSTSRPGISVIQLELKDDVIDTAPVWSRARDLIADAKPLLPTAVQSPTLDDQIGYASTAILGLVWKGSGEVRVDMLNRYAKELQSRLRLISGTNFVNLYGNPTEEILVQLDGNKVNQLHLTPASIAQILKNADTKVSAGEINNNKFRALIEISGELDSLTRIRQVPLKIDELGQIIRLGDVATITRETKTPAHSIALIEQNQGVMVSARMLDNTRVDLWLDKVRIVVDELQTSVPANIEIQWLFDQEGYTSDRLSSLVQSLLLGFVIILIVLMLTLGLRNAALVSLSLPLTALFTLACMKLIGLPIHQMSITGLVVALGIMVDNAIVIVDAIAQRRQQGLSQLEAVRKTLHHFWLPLASSTITTMLAFTPIVLMPGAAGEFVGGIAISVMFALIGSYLISHTLIAGLAGRFGDDGTQHWYQRGIKLTFANQLFNTTLSRALKRPLLSILLITTIPVIGFLTVSQMTEQFFPPSDRDMFQIEVYLPSHASIESTRSYVETIDFQLRKTASIIRIDWLIGGNIPSFYYNLPQRQQGASHYAQAMIKVSDFNTANTLIPQLQQQLDAHFPQAQILVRKLEQGPPFNAPVELRVFGPNLDQLRLLGDEVRRILSNTPDVIHTRSTLSAGAPKVWFKINEDASLMSGLNLSDIAKQIRMATTGINGGSLLEQTESLPIRVRLQESTRRQQTTLSGINLLSASGTGIPLSALASNHIEVSRGAIPRRDGQRVNTIEAYIVSGVLPQEVLDSAKERINAMTLPAGYRVEVGGESAKRNEAIGKLLSNLGLVITLLLATVVLSFNSFRLTAIIFFSALQSVGLGLLSVFVFGYPFGFTVIIGLLGLMGLAINAAIVILAELEAQDDARQGNIQSTVTVVSSCCRHIGSTTITTVGGFLPLIIAGGGFWPPFAIAIAGGTLLTTLLSLIWVPAVYHLIMKPKNSALHS; this is encoded by the coding sequence ATGATTAAAGCATTTGTCGAAAATGGTAGACTCACAAGCCTCTTTATTGCTCTACTAATTGTTGCGGGGTTAAGTGCTGTATACAGCTTGCCTAGAATGGAAGATCCTGATGCTACAATACGTATCTCAGCAGTGATCACTCACTATCCAGGAGCGTCATCAGAGCGAGTGGAAGCTTTAGTCACTGAAGTCCTTGAGGAGCAGCTCCGTAGACTCGAAGAGATTAAACTAGTCCAATCTACCTCTAGGCCAGGTATTTCAGTGATCCAACTTGAACTTAAAGATGACGTTATTGATACCGCTCCAGTTTGGTCCCGTGCAAGAGATTTAATTGCAGATGCCAAACCATTGCTCCCAACAGCCGTACAAAGCCCCACTTTAGATGATCAAATAGGCTATGCCAGCACTGCGATTTTAGGCCTAGTATGGAAAGGGAGTGGAGAAGTACGTGTCGATATGCTAAACCGCTATGCTAAAGAATTACAAAGTCGCTTACGACTCATAAGCGGCACTAACTTCGTTAACCTCTATGGCAACCCCACCGAAGAAATTCTAGTGCAACTTGACGGCAACAAAGTCAATCAACTGCACCTAACTCCAGCTTCAATTGCACAGATCTTAAAAAATGCCGACACTAAAGTGTCTGCTGGTGAAATTAATAATAATAAGTTTAGGGCATTAATCGAAATATCTGGAGAACTGGATTCACTCACCCGGATCCGCCAGGTCCCGTTAAAAATTGATGAACTCGGGCAGATCATTCGATTAGGAGATGTGGCAACAATAACAAGAGAAACTAAAACGCCCGCTCATTCAATTGCCTTAATAGAACAAAATCAAGGTGTGATGGTTTCCGCCCGTATGCTCGATAATACTCGCGTTGACTTATGGCTAGACAAAGTCAGAATTGTCGTTGACGAGTTACAAACTAGCGTTCCTGCCAATATAGAGATCCAATGGCTATTCGATCAAGAGGGTTATACCAGTGATCGACTCAGCAGCTTAGTACAGAGTCTCTTACTCGGTTTTGTCATTATTTTAATCGTGCTAATGTTAACACTGGGATTACGTAATGCTGCACTTGTTTCTCTATCTTTACCATTAACGGCATTGTTTACCTTAGCCTGTATGAAATTGATAGGCCTACCAATTCACCAAATGTCCATCACAGGTCTCGTCGTCGCACTGGGGATCATGGTTGATAATGCGATTGTTATTGTCGATGCTATCGCACAAAGGCGGCAACAAGGTTTATCTCAACTTGAAGCAGTACGTAAAACCTTACATCATTTTTGGTTACCTTTAGCCAGCTCAACCATTACCACAATGCTGGCTTTTACTCCGATAGTGTTAATGCCTGGTGCAGCCGGAGAGTTTGTCGGAGGGATCGCCATTTCGGTCATGTTTGCCCTCATCGGTTCCTACTTAATCTCCCACACACTAATAGCAGGACTTGCCGGACGCTTTGGTGACGATGGAACTCAGCATTGGTATCAACGTGGAATAAAACTTACCTTCGCCAATCAATTGTTCAACACTACATTATCAAGGGCATTGAAAAGGCCCCTATTATCAATATTGCTCATCACTACCATTCCCGTTATCGGATTCTTGACCGTCAGCCAGATGACTGAACAATTCTTCCCACCGTCAGATAGAGATATGTTTCAAATTGAGGTTTACCTACCCTCTCATGCCAGTATCGAGAGCACTAGGTCCTACGTCGAAACCATCGATTTTCAATTACGCAAAACCGCAAGTATTATCCGAATTGACTGGCTTATTGGCGGTAACATTCCTTCTTTTTACTACAATCTTCCTCAACGCCAACAAGGTGCAAGTCATTATGCCCAAGCCATGATTAAAGTCTCAGATTTTAATACTGCCAACACATTAATCCCGCAACTTCAGCAGCAGCTCGATGCTCACTTTCCACAAGCTCAGATCTTGGTTCGCAAGTTAGAACAAGGCCCACCGTTTAATGCCCCTGTTGAGTTAAGAGTATTTGGGCCTAATTTAGATCAACTTAGGCTCCTTGGAGATGAAGTAAGGCGAATTTTAAGTAACACACCTGATGTTATTCACACTCGATCGACGCTAAGTGCTGGCGCGCCTAAAGTTTGGTTTAAAATAAATGAAGATGCTAGCTTAATGAGCGGCTTGAATTTATCTGATATTGCCAAACAAATCAGAATGGCTACCACAGGGATCAATGGAGGAAGTTTACTTGAGCAAACAGAATCACTGCCCATCAGAGTCAGATTACAGGAAAGCACAAGAAGGCAACAAACAACACTATCAGGGATAAATTTATTGTCAGCCTCCGGTACTGGGATCCCTCTTTCTGCTCTTGCAAGCAATCACATCGAAGTGAGCCGAGGCGCGATCCCACGCAGAGATGGCCAGAGAGTGAATACAATTGAAGCCTATATTGTCAGTGGCGTGCTCCCACAAGAGGTCCTTGATAGTGCAAAAGAACGCATCAATGCAATGACTTTGCCTGCGGGTTACCGTGTAGAAGTCGGGGGTGAAAGTGCAAAACGTAATGAAGCTATTGGTAAATTATTATCCAATCTTGGCCTTGTCATCACCTTGCTACTTGCCACTGTCGTACTATCTTTTAACTCCTTTAGGTTAACAGCAATCATATTTTTTAGCGCTCTACAATCTGTTGGACTTGGTTTACTTTCGGTCTTTGTATTTGGTTATCCATTTGGGTTCACTGTGATTATTGGTTTACTTGGACTCATGGGATTGGCCATCAATGCTGCCATTGTTATTTTAGCTGAACTCGAAGCTCAAGATGATGCGAGGCAAGGAAATATACAAAGTACCGTTACTGTGGTTTCCAGCTGTTGCCGTCATATAGGATCAACAACCATTACAACAGTAGGTGGCTTCTTACCCTTAATTATCGCTGGAGGTGGCTTTTGGCCCCCCTTTGCCATAGCCATTGCAGGTGGAACGCTGTTAACAACCCTCTTATCGCTCATTTGGGTCCCCGCTGTGTACCACTTAATCATGAAACCCAAAAACAGTGCTCTCCACTCATAA
- a CDS encoding efflux RND transporter periplasmic adaptor subunit, translating into MLLLLSLSGCQQEVNTHSKQVKFQTVTTDTLVPSLSYQDTLQFTGTIRAGNTTGIGFELAGKLKSITADSGDRVEKGKLLAQLDTRLLEAKRQEIDASLSQNNADLNLAKSTLNRSLELQLKGYISEQQLDELKRQLNSLLAAKNKLLASKHANALRIEKSSLFAPFDGIISRRHNNLGAVVALGMPIFTLVQNKNPQAFIGVPVKFAQQLKAKQNVSLKVGDKKYLAQIAGIGAEVNPITRTVPLRLSLPIDAQVINGELAHLVYKTHIQKTGYWVPISALTDGIRGLWNLYVIIPTNPSDLDNTFNIERRDIEIIYTKGELAYIQGAISINEDYVSQGLHKLVVGQQVKRNTTVAAR; encoded by the coding sequence ATGCTGTTGCTTCTTTCTCTGAGTGGGTGTCAGCAGGAAGTTAATACTCACAGTAAGCAAGTTAAATTTCAAACGGTTACGACTGACACCTTAGTCCCATCACTCTCCTATCAAGATACATTACAATTTACAGGTACTATCCGGGCTGGAAACACCACAGGAATTGGCTTTGAACTAGCCGGAAAACTTAAAAGCATCACTGCTGACAGTGGCGATAGAGTAGAAAAAGGCAAATTACTGGCACAATTAGACACTCGTCTATTAGAGGCTAAAAGACAAGAAATAGATGCCAGTTTGTCACAAAATAATGCCGATCTGAATCTCGCTAAAAGTACCCTAAATCGTAGCCTAGAATTACAACTGAAAGGTTACATTTCAGAGCAGCAACTTGATGAACTAAAAAGACAACTCAACAGCCTACTTGCGGCGAAAAATAAGCTCCTTGCATCAAAGCACGCTAATGCACTGAGAATTGAAAAATCCTCTCTTTTTGCACCTTTTGATGGCATTATCAGCCGAAGACATAATAATCTGGGCGCAGTCGTAGCATTAGGAATGCCAATATTTACCTTAGTACAAAATAAAAATCCCCAAGCGTTCATCGGTGTCCCAGTAAAATTTGCTCAACAGCTCAAGGCCAAACAAAATGTGTCATTAAAAGTGGGGGATAAGAAATACTTAGCCCAAATAGCTGGCATAGGAGCGGAAGTTAATCCTATTACACGGACGGTACCATTAAGATTATCACTGCCCATTGATGCACAAGTGATAAACGGTGAGTTAGCCCATTTAGTTTATAAAACACACATCCAGAAAACCGGTTATTGGGTACCCATTTCCGCACTCACCGATGGTATACGCGGACTATGGAACCTCTATGTGATAATCCCCACGAATCCTTCAGATTTAGACAACACCTTTAATATTGAGCGCCGTGATATTGAGATTATTTACACCAAAGGTGAGTTAGCCTATATCCAAGGTGCAATAAGCATTAATGAGGATTATGTCAGTCAAGGATTGCATAAACTCGTTGTTGGCCAACAGGTCAAACGCAATACTACCGTAGCAGCTAGGTAG
- a CDS encoding DUF6268 family outer membrane beta-barrel protein, which translates to MSKAKSNKLSIIAKGVSMIRRPLFTTSLLLVTSFISQCYSSAAIGAAKTGSLPFSLSVSTIGSEEADIGDGEQSLQRDSLQFDAKARVVLAPQWSLGFNLGYGELNYDWQQNDSSLFGGTYNGWQKVHRYKAGISLSYRMDEQWMFMLAPQVQFAYVDTASSNDAASYGIVVSGMYRFEHGSLFGVGVAYLNDISDVRIMPYPIISWQISPSWRLGNPFDAGFTGSAGLELSYRMNSNIDFGFGGARRTQRFLLEGDDTTVEVNEFVSFLRATWSISESIRLTGYTGYYSDGELELNTPQVQIESIDGQGALALVAEYRF; encoded by the coding sequence GTGAGTAAAGCCAAGAGTAATAAGCTATCAATTATCGCTAAAGGAGTTAGCATGATCCGTCGTCCTCTATTTACAACATCATTATTATTGGTTACATCTTTCATTTCTCAGTGTTATTCCTCTGCAGCGATCGGGGCAGCTAAGACAGGCTCACTCCCTTTTAGTTTATCTGTTTCAACCATTGGTTCAGAAGAAGCCGATATTGGTGATGGTGAACAGTCACTACAAAGGGATTCATTGCAGTTTGATGCTAAAGCTCGTGTGGTTTTGGCACCGCAATGGTCGTTAGGCTTCAATTTAGGGTATGGTGAGTTGAATTATGATTGGCAACAAAACGATAGCTCACTATTTGGTGGTACGTATAATGGTTGGCAAAAAGTGCATCGCTATAAAGCAGGGATCTCGCTGAGCTATCGCATGGATGAACAGTGGATGTTTATGCTAGCCCCTCAAGTGCAATTTGCTTATGTTGACACAGCTTCATCGAACGATGCCGCTAGCTATGGGATAGTTGTTTCTGGTATGTATCGATTTGAACATGGGAGCTTATTCGGTGTTGGAGTTGCTTACCTTAATGACATTTCCGATGTTAGAATAATGCCATACCCAATTATTAGTTGGCAAATTAGCCCATCGTGGAGACTAGGTAATCCTTTTGATGCAGGTTTTACCGGCTCTGCAGGTTTAGAGCTGAGTTATCGAATGAATTCAAATATTGATTTTGGTTTTGGAGGCGCAAGACGTACTCAAAGATTCTTACTTGAAGGTGATGATACGACAGTTGAAGTGAATGAATTTGTAAGCTTTTTGAGAGCAACGTGGAGCATATCAGAATCGATACGATTAACAGGCTACACTGGGTATTATTCTGATGGTGAACTTGAGCTTAATACGCCGCAAGTACAGATTGAGAGTATAGATGGTCAAGGTGCATTAGCACTAGTGGCAGAATACCGCTTTTAA
- a CDS encoding chalcone isomerase family protein, with the protein MDTLSTLTLAGSLLLTANVHAIEVSGVQIPETITLSQQDFQLNGAGVRSKFFIDLYIGSLYLTTRNSDAVSIIDAEKSVIRLNITSGMITADKMRDAIREGFDDATEGDMTLIQPEINIFMALFNEEIKESDQFTLFTSKTSGVTAYKNGTAQATIKGENFRQALLKIWLGDEPAQNSLKRSMLGQ; encoded by the coding sequence ATTGATACACTATCAACATTAACACTAGCGGGTTCATTATTACTTACTGCTAATGTGCACGCCATCGAAGTCTCTGGGGTTCAAATCCCCGAAACAATAACCTTATCTCAGCAAGATTTTCAATTAAATGGAGCGGGGGTTCGTAGTAAATTTTTTATCGATTTATATATCGGTAGCTTATACCTGACCACGAGAAACTCAGATGCTGTAAGCATTATCGATGCTGAAAAATCTGTGATCCGCTTAAACATAACATCAGGCATGATCACTGCTGATAAGATGCGAGATGCCATTAGGGAAGGATTTGATGATGCTACAGAAGGTGATATGACCCTAATCCAACCTGAAATAAATATCTTTATGGCACTATTTAATGAAGAAATTAAAGAAAGTGATCAATTTACGTTGTTCACAAGCAAAACTTCAGGGGTGACGGCCTATAAGAATGGTACTGCACAAGCAACCATTAAAGGGGAAAATTTCAGACAAGCACTGCTAAAAATTTGGTTAGGCGATGAACCTGCTCAAAATAGTCTGAAAAGAAGCATGCTAGGACAATAA
- a CDS encoding DUF2947 domain-containing protein codes for MSHTYIPLEQYKRKWIFNHKDLPVTEEDKALIKPLDQKSSMLIWNKWISNRSSHSEQFTKGDWAAKDDAWIGSHDWQAAWDSENPALPDMFADFFDWKNDLTVYFCYEKYQVIETQWDVFIRNWKCFLFFDDGPLLISPKQKQTAFIHQNGQFQLGQRG; via the coding sequence GTGTCACATACCTATATTCCGCTTGAACAATATAAACGTAAATGGATCTTTAACCATAAAGATCTACCCGTTACCGAAGAAGATAAAGCATTAATAAAACCGTTAGATCAAAAAAGTTCCATGCTGATTTGGAATAAGTGGATCAGTAATCGGAGTAGCCATTCGGAACAATTCACTAAAGGTGATTGGGCTGCTAAAGACGATGCGTGGATCGGTAGCCATGATTGGCAAGCAGCTTGGGATAGTGAAAACCCAGCATTACCAGACATGTTTGCCGATTTTTTTGATTGGAAAAATGACCTAACTGTTTACTTTTGCTATGAAAAGTATCAAGTTATAGAAACTCAGTGGGATGTGTTTATTCGTAATTGGAAATGTTTTCTATTTTTCGATGATGGTCCATTGCTCATTTCACCGAAACAAAAGCAAACCGCCTTTATACATCAAAACGGTCAATTTCAGCTAGGTCAACGCGGCTAA